One Setaria viridis chromosome 7, Setaria_viridis_v4.0, whole genome shotgun sequence genomic region harbors:
- the LOC117864560 gene encoding subtilisin-like protease SBT2.4, whose protein sequence is MAASAVAAGEARARLADDQVEKPSIYLVSVHGEPLAAAFQRGVDRNATWCRAQKRRVVRFHDRLLRHAMDDGGGSYCCRKLYSFHHAVNGFAVHATASLAERLRAAPEVATVEEDVGTRLMTTYTPRLLGLPDGVWRHRDGGEGDDDGEGVVVGVVDSGIDPAHPSFAYVPRAPAYPPDDGDGADGRPPFAAGDACSVGPMFPPGACNGKIVTARYFAGGAAAVLPLDPSRDLSPFDAEGHGSHVASIAAGNRGVPVVVGGAMYGFASGMAPSARLAVYKAVYPAGGTMADLIAAIDQATGDKVDVLVLSIGPDERPSSKVTFLSMLDVALLSARKAGVFVAQAAGNRGPAESSVVSYSPWVTTVAASTTGRSYTSRLVLGDGRHVPGLGFSAPTLQYRLVAAKDAAAPDAASMERAEECQDPEALRWRAGVLRGSIVLCSFSQGFYNGTSTVTAILDVAEALGFAGFVLAASALYGDFLAQPLPLCVPGVMVPRVADAQVMWSYYAAHTVYAGAVTVFGATAAIAEGRVATFADTAPMVARYSSRGPDVADGDSTPADVLKPDILAPGDQVWAAWSALSVNQPILAGDHFAMISGTSMAAPHIAGVAALVKQRRPSWGPAAIASALSTTASRHDERKLPIMSEGFETGSLLPATPFDYGAGFVNPAGAQDPGLVIAPEPEDYVGFLCSLPELSPDEVQAATGLACRAPAQASPADLNVPSVTVSALRGSLSVRRRVTSVVSNTETYLCSTLPPAGVEVAVRPGWFEVAPGETRELVVELRATRASGAFSFGEIVLTGSLDHLVRLPLAVRPLATT, encoded by the exons ATGGCGGCATCAGCGGTGGCGGCAGGGGAGGCGAGAGCAAGGCTCGCCGATGACCAGGTCGAGAAGCCATCCATCTACCTCGTGTCGGTGCACGGCGAGCCCTTGGCCGCGGCGTTCCAACGAGGGGTTGATCGGAACGCGACGTGGTGCCGAGCACAGAAGAGGAGGGTGGTGCGGTTCCACGACCGCCTCCTCCGGCACGCcatggacgacggcggcggctcgtaCTGCTGCCGGAAGCTTTACAGCTTCCACCACGCCGTCAACGGGTTCGCCGTCCACGCGACCGCCTCCCTGGCGGAGAGGCTGCGGGCGGCTCCGGAGGTGGcgacggtggaggaggacgTGGGCACGAGGCTCATGACCACGTACACGCCGCGGCTCCTCGGCCTGCCCGACGGCGTGTGGCGGCACCGGGACGGCGGTGAAggggacgacgacggggagggggtggtggtcGGGGTCGTCGACTCTGGCATCGACCCCGCACACCCCAGCTTCGCGTACGTGCCACGGGCACCGGCTTATCCGCCCGACGACGGCGATGGGGCGGACGGCCggccgccgttcgccgccggGGATGCTTGCAGCGTCGGGCCCATGTTCCCGCCTGGCGCGTGCAACGGCAAGATCGTCACGGCGAGGTACTTCGCCGGTGGCGCGGCAGCGGTGCTCCCGCTCGACCCCTCACGCGACTTGTCGCCGTTCGACGCCGAGGGACACGGCAG CCACGTTGCTTCAATAGCGGCGGGGAACCGAGGAGTGCCGGTGGTCGTCGGCGGTGCAATGTACGGCTTCGCCAGCGGCATGGCGCCAAGTGCAAG GTTAGCTGTGTACAAGGCCGTATACCCTGCTGGAGGAACAATGGCTGATCTTATCGCCGCCATAGATCAA GCAACCGGAGACAAGGTGGACGTGCTGGTACTGTCCATCGGACCAGATGAGCGTCCCAGCAGCAAAGTCACGTTCCTCAGCATGCTGGACGTCGCTCTGCTGTCCGCCAGGAAAGCCGGCGTGTTTGTCGCTCAGGCTGCCGGCAACCGAGGGCCGGCCGAGTCCTCCGTCGTCTCCTACAGCCCGTGGGTGACGACTGTCGCCGCTAGCACCACCGGCCGGAGCTACACGTCGAGGCTGGTCCTTGGCGACGGTCGCCATGTTCCGGGACTCGGCTTCTCAG CGCCGACGCTCCAGTACAGGCTCGTCGCGGCCAAGGACGCTGCGGCGCCGGACGCCGCCAGCATGGAACGCGCGGAGGAATGCCAGGACCCGGAGGCCCTGCGCTGGCGCGCCGGTGTTCTGCGAGGCAGCATCGTCCTCTGCTCCTTCTCGCAGGGGTTCTACAACGGCACGTCGACGGTGACCGCCATCCTCGACGTGGCGGAGGCTCTTGGATTCGCCGGCTTCGTCCTCGCCGCCAGCGCGCTGTACGGCGACTTCCTCGCGCAGCCGCTCCCTCTCTGTGTCCCTGGCGTTATGGTCCCCCGCGTCGCCGATGCTCAG GTGATGTGGTCGTACTACGCGGCGCACACGGTGTACGCGGGCGCCGTGACCGTGTTCGGCGCCACCGCGGCGATCGCGGAGGGAAGGGTGGCCACGTTCGCCGACACGGCTCCGATGGTGGCGCGGTACTCGTCACGGGGGCCGGACGTCGCCGACGGGGACTCGACGCCGGCGGACGTGCTCAAGCCGGACATCCTCGCGCCCGGCGACCAGGTATGGGCGGCCTGGAGCGCGCTCAGCGTCAACCAGCCAATACTCGCCGGCGACCATTTCGCGATGATCTCGGGCACCAGCATGGCAGCGCCGCACAtcgccggcgtcgcggcgcTCGTCAAGCAGCGGCGCCCGTcgtgggggccggcggcgatcGCCTCCGCGCTCTCCACCACCGCGTCGAGGCACGACGAGCGCAAGCTCCCGATCATGTCGGAGGGCTTCGAAACCGGCTCGCTGCTCCCCGCGACGCCGTTCGACTACGGCGCAGGGTTCGTGAACCCCGCCGGCGCGCAGGACCCCGGGCTGGTCATCGCGCCGGAGCCCGAGGACTACGTCGGCTTCCTCTGCTCCTTGCCGGAGCTCAGCCCCGACGAGGTCCAGGCAGCCACCGGCTTGGCGTGCCGGGCCCCGGCGCAGGCTTCTCCGGCAGACCTCAACGTGCCGTCCGTCACCGTGTCCGCGTTGCGGGGATCCCTGTCCGTACGGCGCAGGGTGACGAGCGTGGTGAGCAACACGGAGACGTACCTCTGCTCCACGCTGCCACCGGCCGGCGTGGAGGTCGCCGTCCGGCCAGGGTGGTTCGAGGTGGCACCCGGGGAAACGCGGGAGCTGGTGGTCGAGCTCCGTGCGACCAGGGCGTCTGGGGCGTTCAGCTTCGGTGAGATCGTTCTCACCGGGAGCTTGGACCACTTGGTGAGGCTGCCGCTGGCCGTGCGGCCCCTCGCGACGACATGA